The Pseudomonas allokribbensis genome has a window encoding:
- the xdhC gene encoding xanthine dehydrogenase accessory protein XdhC, protein MYNWIDALADLQNQGEPCVLVTIIEELGSTPRNAGSKMVVSARQTFDTIGGGHLEYKAMQIAREMLASGKQDTHLERFSLGASLGQCCGGATVLLFEPMGQVQAQIAVFGAGHVGRALVPLLASLPCRVRWIDSREEEFPEQIPHGVRKIVAEEPVDEIDDLPAGSYCIVMTHNHQLDLELTAAILKRNDFTWFGLIGSKTKRAKFEHRLRDRGFDASVVQRMRCPMGIGEVKGKLPVEIAISIAGEIIATYNANFGQHTASAEPIAKLLPVSRRSQAATLKASN, encoded by the coding sequence ATGTACAACTGGATCGACGCCCTCGCCGACCTGCAGAACCAGGGCGAACCCTGCGTTCTGGTGACGATCATCGAAGAGCTCGGCTCGACGCCGCGCAATGCCGGTTCGAAGATGGTCGTCAGCGCCCGCCAGACGTTCGACACCATCGGTGGCGGGCACCTGGAATACAAAGCCATGCAGATCGCCCGCGAGATGCTCGCCAGCGGCAAGCAGGACACCCATCTGGAGCGCTTCAGCCTCGGTGCCAGTCTCGGCCAGTGCTGCGGCGGCGCCACGGTGCTGTTGTTCGAACCGATGGGCCAGGTGCAGGCGCAGATTGCCGTGTTCGGCGCCGGTCATGTGGGCCGCGCACTGGTACCCTTGCTCGCCAGCCTGCCGTGCCGGGTACGCTGGATCGACTCCCGGGAAGAGGAATTTCCCGAACAGATTCCCCACGGCGTGCGCAAAATCGTCGCCGAGGAGCCTGTGGATGAAATCGACGACCTGCCCGCCGGCAGCTACTGCATCGTCATGACCCACAATCATCAGCTGGACCTGGAACTCACTGCCGCGATCCTCAAGCGCAACGACTTCACCTGGTTCGGCCTGATCGGCTCGAAGACCAAACGCGCCAAGTTCGAACACCGCTTGCGTGACCGTGGTTTCGACGCCAGTGTCGTGCAACGCATGCGCTGCCCGATGGGCATCGGCGAAGTCAAAGGCAAGTTGCCTGTGGAAATCGCCATCTCCATCGCCGGCGAAATCATCGCCACCTATAACGCCAATTTCGGCCAGCACACCGCCAGCGCCGAACCGATTGCCAAACTGCTGCCGGTTTCCCGCCGCAGTCAGGCCGCCACACTCAAAGCCTCAAACTGA
- a CDS encoding GntR family transcriptional regulator produces the protein MNEQLQPLKKQPRAGKAGRSGTQDDIVYAHIFEAILEQRLAPGTKLSEEALGEIFGVSRTIIRRALSRLAHEGVVLLRPNRGAVVASPSVEEARQVFLARRLVERAITELAVQHATAEQIAELRQMVNDERDSFSRGDRGAGIRLSGEFHLKLAEAAKNAPLISFQRSLVSQTSLIIAQYESGNRSHCSYDEHTQLIDAIEARNGELAVDLMMHHMDHIDSKLNLDEESASDDLHAVFSHLLQTKKPGRPAAKL, from the coding sequence ATGAACGAACAGTTGCAACCCCTCAAGAAACAACCGCGAGCAGGCAAAGCCGGCCGCAGCGGAACCCAGGACGATATTGTCTATGCGCATATCTTCGAGGCCATCCTCGAACAGCGCCTGGCGCCCGGTACAAAGTTGAGCGAAGAAGCGCTGGGGGAAATTTTCGGGGTCAGCCGCACCATCATTCGCCGCGCACTCTCGCGCCTGGCCCATGAAGGCGTGGTGCTGTTGCGGCCGAACCGTGGCGCGGTGGTGGCGAGCCCGAGCGTTGAAGAGGCGCGTCAGGTGTTCCTCGCTCGCCGTCTGGTTGAGCGCGCGATCACTGAACTGGCGGTGCAGCACGCGACGGCCGAGCAAATCGCCGAATTGCGCCAGATGGTCAACGACGAACGTGACAGCTTCTCCCGTGGCGATCGCGGTGCCGGCATCCGTCTCTCGGGCGAATTCCACCTGAAACTGGCCGAAGCGGCGAAGAACGCGCCATTGATCAGCTTCCAGCGCAGCCTGGTTTCGCAGACTTCGCTGATCATTGCCCAATATGAAAGCGGCAACCGTTCGCACTGTTCCTACGACGAACACACCCAGTTGATCGACGCCATCGAAGCGCGTAACGGCGAGCTGGCGGTGGACCTGATGATGCATCACATGGATCACATCGACAGCAAGCTCAACCTCGACGAGGAAAGCGCTTCGGACGATCTGCATGCGGTGTTCTCGCACCTGTTGCAGACCAAGAAGCCGGGGCGTCCGGCGGCCAAGCTCTAA
- the smc gene encoding chromosome segregation protein SMC, with protein sequence MRLKCIKLAGFKSFVDPTTVNFPSNMAAVVGPNGCGKSNIIDAVRWVMGESSAKNLRGESMTDVIFNGSTSRKPVSQASIELVFDNSDGTLLGEWAAYAEISIRRKVTRDSQTTYYLNGAKCRRRDITDIFLGTGLGPRSYSIIEQGMISKLIESKPEDLRNFIEEAAGISKYKERRRETENRIRRTHENLARLTDLREELERQLERLHRQAEAAKKYQEFKAEERQLKAQLSALRWQDLNDQVGQRESIIGNQEISFEALVAEQRNADAAIERLRDGHHDLSERFNLVQGRFYSVGGDIARVEQSIQHGQQRLRQLQDDLKEAERARLETESHLGHDRTLLLTLGEELDQLTPEQEITNAAAEEAAAALEDSETVMHGWQEQWDTFNLTAAEPRRQAEVQQSRIQQLETSMERLADRQKRLGEERALLSADPEDAAIMELSEQLAESEATLEDLQTSEEAQVEKLEQLRQELQQALTAQQQAQGDLQRLNGRLASLEALQQAALDPGTGTAEWLKEHNLAERPRLAEGLKVEAGWELAVETVLGADLQAVLVDDFDGFDLSGFAQGDLRLLSPGSDGVRVPGSLLDKVEAQVDLSPWLAQVKPVDSLEQALALRGQLATGQSLISRDGYWVGRHFLRVRRASEAESGMLARGQEIESLHLEREEREATVEAMETRLQTLRAQQRQQENGREHLRRLLQDEARQQGELKAQLSAGKAKAEQLTLRRTRLDDELVELAEQRELEHENIGEARIQLQDALDAMALDTEQRELLLAQRDSLRERLDRVRQEARQHKDHAHQLAVRLGSLRAQHDSTRQALERLEMQAERLTEKREQLSLNLEEGEAPLEELRLKLEELLDKRMSVDDELKTAQIALEDADRELRDAEKRRTQAEQQSQLIRGQLEQQRMEWQALTVRRKALQDQLLEDGYDLHGVLNTLTAESSEKEAEEELERIAARIQRLGAINLAAIDEYTQQSERKRYLDAQDADLVEALETLENVIRKIDKETRNRFKDTFDQINGGLQALFPKVFGGGRAYLELTGEDLLDTGVTIMAQPPGKKNSTIHLLSGGEKALTALALVFAIFKLNPAPFCMLDEVDAPLDDANVGRYARLVKEMSQTVQFIYITHNKIAMEMAEQLMGVTMHEPGCSRLVAVDVEEAMAMVDA encoded by the coding sequence TTGCGGCTCAAGTGCATCAAACTGGCGGGGTTCAAATCCTTCGTCGACCCGACCACGGTGAACTTCCCCAGCAACATGGCGGCGGTCGTCGGGCCGAACGGTTGCGGCAAGTCGAACATCATCGACGCCGTGCGCTGGGTGATGGGCGAAAGCTCGGCCAAGAACCTGCGCGGCGAGTCGATGACCGACGTCATCTTCAACGGCTCGACCAGCCGCAAACCGGTGAGCCAGGCGAGCATCGAACTGGTGTTCGACAACTCCGACGGCACGCTGCTGGGCGAGTGGGCTGCTTATGCGGAAATTTCGATCCGCCGCAAAGTGACCCGCGACAGCCAGACGACTTATTACCTCAACGGCGCCAAATGCCGTCGTCGTGACATCACCGACATCTTCCTCGGCACCGGCCTCGGCCCGCGCAGCTACTCGATCATCGAGCAGGGGATGATCTCCAAGCTGATCGAGTCCAAGCCCGAAGACCTGCGCAACTTCATCGAAGAAGCCGCCGGCATCTCCAAGTACAAAGAGCGCCGGCGTGAGACCGAAAACCGCATCCGCCGCACCCACGAAAACCTTGCCCGTCTGACCGACCTGCGCGAAGAACTCGAGCGCCAACTCGAACGCTTGCACCGCCAGGCCGAGGCCGCCAAGAAGTATCAGGAATTCAAGGCTGAAGAGCGCCAGCTCAAGGCGCAACTGTCGGCCCTGCGCTGGCAGGATCTGAACGATCAGGTCGGCCAGCGCGAGTCGATCATCGGCAACCAGGAAATCAGCTTTGAAGCGCTGGTCGCCGAGCAACGCAACGCCGACGCCGCCATTGAACGCCTGCGCGACGGTCACCATGACTTGTCCGAGCGCTTCAATCTGGTGCAAGGGCGCTTCTATTCGGTCGGCGGCGACATCGCCCGGGTCGAGCAGAGCATCCAGCACGGTCAGCAACGCTTGCGCCAATTGCAGGACGATCTGAAAGAAGCCGAGCGCGCGCGCCTCGAAACCGAATCGCACCTGGGCCACGACCGTACCTTGCTGCTGACCCTCGGCGAAGAGCTCGATCAACTGACCCCTGAGCAGGAAATCACCAACGCCGCCGCTGAAGAAGCCGCCGCTGCGCTGGAAGATTCCGAAACCGTGATGCACGGCTGGCAGGAGCAGTGGGACACCTTCAACCTGACCGCCGCCGAACCGCGCCGTCAGGCCGAAGTGCAGCAGTCGCGGATCCAGCAGCTGGAAACCAGCATGGAGCGCCTGGCCGATCGGCAAAAGCGTCTGGGCGAAGAGCGGGCGTTGCTCTCGGCAGACCCTGAGGACGCGGCGATCATGGAACTCAGCGAACAGCTCGCCGAGTCCGAAGCCACCCTTGAAGATTTGCAGACCAGCGAAGAAGCCCAGGTCGAAAAACTCGAGCAACTGCGCCAGGAATTGCAACAGGCGTTGACCGCGCAGCAGCAGGCGCAGGGCGATTTGCAGCGCCTCAACGGTCGCCTCGCCTCCCTCGAAGCCTTGCAGCAGGCCGCGCTCGATCCGGGCACCGGCACCGCCGAATGGCTGAAAGAACACAACCTCGCCGAGCGTCCGCGTCTGGCCGAAGGCCTGAAGGTCGAGGCCGGTTGGGAGCTGGCGGTGGAAACCGTGCTCGGTGCCGACCTGCAAGCGGTGCTGGTGGATGATTTCGACGGCTTCGATTTGTCCGGTTTCGCCCAGGGCGATCTGCGTTTGCTCAGCCCCGGCAGTGACGGCGTGCGCGTGCCCGGCAGCCTGCTGGACAAGGTCGAGGCGCAGGTTGATTTGTCGCCATGGCTCGCTCAGGTCAAACCGGTCGACAGCCTTGAACAGGCGCTGGCCTTGCGCGGCCAACTGGCTACCGGGCAGAGCCTGATCAGCCGCGACGGTTACTGGGTCGGCCGGCATTTTCTGCGGGTACGCCGCGCCAGCGAAGCCGAAAGCGGCATGCTCGCACGCGGGCAGGAAATCGAATCGCTGCATCTGGAACGCGAAGAGCGTGAAGCCACGGTCGAGGCCATGGAAACCCGTTTACAGACCCTGCGCGCGCAACAGCGTCAGCAGGAAAACGGTCGCGAACATCTGCGTCGTTTGCTGCAGGACGAAGCCCGTCAGCAAGGTGAATTGAAAGCTCAACTGTCCGCCGGCAAAGCCAAGGCCGAACAGTTGACCCTGCGTCGTACCCGTCTCGATGACGAGTTGGTCGAGCTCGCCGAGCAGCGCGAGCTGGAACACGAAAATATCGGCGAAGCGCGGATCCAGTTGCAGGACGCCCTCGACGCCATGGCCCTCGACACCGAGCAGCGCGAGTTGCTGCTGGCCCAGCGCGACAGCCTGCGCGAACGCCTCGACCGGGTGCGTCAGGAAGCGCGTCAGCACAAGGATCACGCGCATCAATTGGCCGTGCGCCTTGGCTCATTGCGCGCACAACACGACTCGACCCGCCAGGCCCTCGAGCGTCTGGAAATGCAGGCCGAGCGCCTCACCGAAAAACGTGAACAGCTCAGTCTGAATCTGGAGGAGGGCGAGGCGCCGCTGGAAGAGCTGCGCCTCAAGCTTGAAGAATTGCTCGACAAGCGCATGAGCGTTGACGATGAACTCAAGACCGCCCAGATCGCCCTGGAAGACGCCGACCGTGAACTGCGCGATGCGGAAAAACGCCGGACCCAGGCCGAACAGCAATCGCAATTGATCCGTGGCCAGCTCGAACAGCAACGCATGGAATGGCAAGCCCTGACCGTGCGCCGCAAGGCCCTGCAGGATCAACTGCTGGAAGACGGCTACGATCTGCACGGCGTGCTCAATACCCTGACCGCCGAGTCCAGCGAGAAAGAGGCCGAAGAGGAACTTGAACGCATCGCCGCGCGCATTCAGCGTCTGGGTGCGATCAACCTCGCGGCGATCGACGAATACACGCAACAATCCGAGCGTAAACGTTATCTGGATGCACAGGACGCCGATCTGGTCGAAGCCCTGGAGACCCTGGAAAACGTCATCCGCAAGATCGACAAGGAAACCCGTAACCGTTTCAAAGATACCTTTGATCAGATCAATGGCGGTTTACAGGCGCTTTTCCCGAAAGTTTTCGGTGGCGGGCGCGCGTATTTGGAACTGACGGGCGAAGATCTACTCGATACAGGGGTGACGATCATGGCGCAGCCGCCCGGGAAGAAGAACAGCACCATCCATTTGCTGTCCGGCGGCGAAAAAGCCCTGACCGCACTGGCACTGGTTTTTGCGATCTTCAAGTTGAACCCGGCGCCGTTCTGCATGCTCGATGAGGTTGACGCGCCACTGGATGACGCTAACGTTGGACGCTACGCACGATTGGTCAAAGAGATGTCGCAGACCGTGCAGTTCATCTATATCACCCACAACAAGATCGCCATGGAAATGGCCGAGCAGTTGATGGGTGTAACGATGCACGAGCCGGGTTGTTCGCGACTGGTAGCCGTGGATGTCGAGGAGGCGATGGCGATGGTGGATGCCTGA
- the xdhB gene encoding xanthine dehydrogenase molybdopterin binding subunit has product MSNHHGVEKTQAELAELFAKDLTTGVGRSVKHDSAAKHVSGEAQYIDDRLEFPNQLHVYARLSDRAHAKIISIDTKPCYAFEGVRIAITHEDVPGLKDIGPLLPGDPLLAIDDVQFVGQPVLAVAAKDLETARKAAMAAIIEYEDLEPVLDVVEALRKRHFVLDSHTHQRGDSTTALATAEHRIQGTLHIGGQEHFYLETQISSVMPTEDGGMIVYCSTQNPTEVQKLVAEVLDVSMNKIVVDMRRMGGGFGGKETQAASPACLCAVIAHLTGQPTKMRLPRVEDMLMTGKRHPFYVEYDVGFDSSGRLHGIAMDLAGNCGCSPDLSASIVDRAMFHSDNSYYLGDATINGHRCKTNTASNTAYRGFGGPQGMVAIEEVMDAIARHLNLDPLAVRKANYYGKTERNVTHYYQTVEHNMLKEMTAELEESSQYAERREAIRRYNANSPILKKGLALTPVKFGISFTASFLNQAGALVHVYTDGSIHLNHGGTEMGQGLNTKVAQVVAEVFQVEMDRVQITATNTDKVPNTSPTAASSGADLNGKAAQNAAEIIKQRLVEFAARHYKVSEEDVEFHNGHVRVRDHILTFEALIHLAYFNQVSLSSTGFYKTPKIYYDRSQARGRPFYYFAFGAACCEVIVDTLTGEYKMLRTDILHDVGASLNPAIDIGQVEGGFVQGMGWLTMEELVWNNKGKLMTNGPASYKIPAVADMPLDLRVKLVENRKNPEDTVFHSKAVGEPPFMLGIAAWCAIKDAVASLGDYKHQPKIDAPATPERVLWGCEQMRQLKAVKAVEAETELAPL; this is encoded by the coding sequence ATGTCTAACCATCACGGCGTAGAGAAAACTCAAGCTGAACTGGCTGAACTGTTCGCCAAAGACCTGACCACCGGTGTTGGCCGCAGCGTCAAGCACGACAGCGCCGCCAAGCATGTGTCCGGTGAAGCGCAGTACATCGATGACCGGCTCGAATTCCCGAACCAGTTGCACGTTTACGCGCGGCTGTCGGATCGCGCCCACGCGAAAATCATCAGCATCGACACCAAACCCTGCTACGCCTTCGAAGGCGTGCGCATCGCCATCACCCACGAAGACGTGCCGGGCCTGAAAGATATCGGCCCGCTGCTGCCGGGCGATCCGCTGCTGGCCATCGATGACGTGCAGTTCGTCGGTCAACCGGTGCTAGCCGTGGCCGCCAAGGATCTGGAAACCGCACGCAAAGCAGCCATGGCCGCGATCATCGAATACGAAGATCTGGAGCCGGTGCTGGACGTGGTCGAAGCCCTTCGCAAACGCCACTTCGTGCTCGACAGCCACACCCATCAGCGCGGCGATTCGACCACCGCACTGGCCACGGCTGAACATCGCATTCAAGGCACGCTGCACATTGGCGGCCAGGAACACTTTTATCTGGAGACCCAGATCTCCTCGGTGATGCCGACCGAAGACGGCGGCATGATCGTCTACTGCTCGACGCAGAACCCCACCGAAGTGCAGAAACTGGTGGCCGAAGTCCTCGACGTTTCGATGAACAAAATCGTCGTCGACATGCGCCGCATGGGCGGTGGTTTCGGCGGCAAGGAGACTCAGGCCGCGAGCCCGGCGTGTCTGTGTGCGGTGATCGCGCACCTCACCGGCCAGCCGACCAAGATGCGCCTGCCGCGCGTCGAAGACATGCTGATGACCGGCAAGCGCCACCCGTTCTACGTCGAGTACGACGTCGGCTTCGACAGCTCCGGACGCCTGCACGGGATCGCGATGGATCTGGCCGGCAACTGCGGCTGCTCGCCTGACCTGTCGGCCTCGATTGTCGACCGGGCGATGTTCCACTCGGACAACTCGTACTACCTGGGCGACGCGACCATCAACGGTCACCGCTGCAAGACCAACACCGCGTCGAACACCGCGTACCGTGGTTTCGGCGGCCCGCAAGGGATGGTCGCGATCGAAGAAGTGATGGACGCCATCGCCCGTCACCTGAACCTCGATCCGCTGGCCGTGCGCAAGGCCAACTACTACGGCAAGACCGAACGCAACGTCACCCATTACTACCAGACCGTCGAGCACAACATGCTCAAGGAAATGACCGCCGAGCTGGAAGAAAGCAGCCAGTACGCCGAGCGCCGCGAAGCGATCCGTCGCTACAACGCCAACAGCCCGATCCTGAAGAAAGGCCTGGCGCTGACCCCGGTGAAATTCGGCATTTCCTTCACCGCCAGTTTCCTCAACCAGGCAGGTGCCCTGGTGCACGTCTACACCGACGGCAGCATCCACCTGAACCACGGCGGCACGGAAATGGGCCAGGGTCTGAACACCAAAGTCGCGCAGGTCGTGGCCGAAGTGTTCCAAGTCGAAATGGACCGCGTGCAGATCACCGCGACCAACACCGACAAGGTGCCGAACACTTCGCCGACGGCGGCCTCCAGCGGTGCCGACCTCAACGGTAAAGCCGCACAGAATGCAGCAGAAATCATCAAGCAACGCCTGGTCGAATTCGCCGCGCGGCACTACAAAGTCAGCGAAGAAGACGTGGAATTCCACAACGGCCACGTGCGGGTTCGTGACCACATCCTGACCTTCGAAGCGCTGATCCATCTGGCGTATTTCAATCAGGTGTCGCTGTCGAGCACCGGGTTCTACAAGACCCCGAAAATCTACTACGACCGCAGCCAGGCCCGTGGCCGGCCGTTCTACTACTTCGCCTTCGGCGCGGCGTGTTGCGAGGTGATCGTCGACACCCTGACCGGCGAGTACAAGATGCTGCGTACCGACATCCTCCACGACGTCGGCGCCTCGCTGAACCCGGCCATCGACATCGGTCAGGTCGAGGGCGGTTTCGTCCAGGGCATGGGCTGGCTGACCATGGAAGAACTGGTGTGGAACAACAAGGGCAAGCTGATGACCAACGGCCCGGCCAGCTACAAGATCCCGGCCGTGGCGGACATGCCGCTGGACCTGCGGGTGAAGCTGGTGGAAAACCGCAAGAACCCGGAAGACACGGTGTTCCATTCCAAGGCTGTGGGTGAGCCGCCGTTCATGCTCGGCATCGCCGCGTGGTGTGCGATCAAGGATGCGGTGGCCAGCCTCGGCGACTACAAGCATCAGCCGAAGATCGACGCGCCGGCGACCCCGGAGCGGGTGTTGTGGGGTTGCGAGCAGATGCGTCAGCTCAAAGCGGTGAAAGCCGTCGAGGCTGAAACCGAGTTGGCCCCACTGTAA
- the guaD gene encoding guanine deaminase — translation MPLTRKAYRAAILHSIADPAEVGIEASYEYFEDGLLVVDGGKISALGHASELLPTLPADIEITHHKDALITPGFIDTHIHLPQTGMVGAYGEQLLDWLNTYTFPCESQFADKAHADEVADIFIKELLRNGTTTALVFGSVHPQSVNSFFEAAEKLDLRMIAGKVMMDRNAPDYLTDTPESSYVDSKALIERWHGKGRLHYAVTPRFAPTSTPEQLTLAGQLLGEYPDLYMQTHISENLKEVEWVKALFPERKGYLDVYDHYQLLGERSVFAHGVHLCDDECARLAETGSAVAFCPTSNFFLGSGLFNLPMAEKHKLNVGLGTDVGGGTSFSLLQTLNEAYKVMQLQGARLSPFKSLYLATLGGARALRLEDKIGNLQPGSDADFLVLDYNATPLLSYRLKQANNIAETLFVLMTLGDDRTVAQTYAAGALVHQR, via the coding sequence ATGCCTCTGACTCGCAAAGCCTACCGCGCCGCCATCCTGCACAGCATCGCCGACCCTGCCGAGGTCGGCATCGAAGCCTCCTACGAGTATTTCGAGGACGGCCTGCTGGTGGTCGATGGCGGCAAGATCAGCGCCCTTGGCCACGCCAGCGAACTGCTGCCGACCCTGCCGGCGGACATCGAGATCACGCATCACAAGGATGCGCTGATCACCCCGGGCTTCATCGACACCCACATCCACCTGCCGCAGACCGGCATGGTCGGCGCCTACGGCGAGCAACTGCTGGACTGGCTGAACACCTACACCTTCCCGTGCGAAAGCCAGTTCGCCGACAAGGCCCACGCCGATGAAGTCGCGGACATTTTCATCAAGGAACTGCTGCGCAACGGCACCACCACCGCGCTGGTGTTCGGCAGCGTGCATCCGCAATCGGTGAACTCGTTCTTCGAAGCCGCCGAGAAGCTGGATCTGCGGATGATCGCCGGCAAGGTGATGATGGACCGCAACGCGCCGGACTACCTGACCGACACCCCGGAATCGAGCTACGTCGACAGCAAGGCGCTGATCGAGCGCTGGCACGGCAAGGGTCGTCTGCACTACGCCGTGACTCCGCGCTTCGCCCCGACCAGCACCCCGGAACAGCTGACCCTCGCCGGCCAGTTGCTCGGTGAATACCCGGATCTGTACATGCAGACCCACATCAGCGAAAACCTCAAGGAAGTCGAGTGGGTCAAGGCGCTGTTCCCGGAGCGCAAGGGCTACCTCGACGTCTACGACCATTACCAATTGCTCGGTGAGCGTTCGGTGTTCGCCCACGGCGTGCACCTGTGCGACGACGAATGCGCGCGCCTGGCGGAGACCGGTTCGGCGGTCGCGTTCTGTCCGACGTCGAACTTCTTCCTCGGCAGCGGCCTGTTCAACCTGCCGATGGCCGAGAAGCACAAACTGAACGTCGGCCTCGGCACTGACGTCGGCGGCGGCACCAGTTTCTCGCTGCTGCAAACCCTGAACGAAGCCTACAAGGTGATGCAGTTGCAAGGTGCGCGCCTGAGCCCGTTCAAGTCGCTGTACCTCGCCACCCTCGGCGGTGCGCGGGCGCTGCGTCTGGAAGACAAGATCGGCAACCTGCAACCGGGCTCCGACGCCGACTTCCTGGTGCTCGACTACAACGCCACGCCGCTGCTGAGCTACCGCCTGAAGCAGGCCAACAACATTGCCGAGACGTTGTTTGTACTGATGACGCTGGGCGATGACCGCACCGTGGCCCAGACCTATGCGGCGGGTGCGCTGGTGCATCAGCGCTAG
- the xdhA gene encoding xanthine dehydrogenase small subunit, whose amino-acid sequence MIQFLLNQELRSEHALDPNLTVLNYLREHVGKSGTKEGCASGDCGACTVVVGELQTDDDGREHIRYRSLNSCLTFVSSLHGKQLISVEDLKHKGELHSVQKAMVECHGSQCGFCTPGFVMSLFALQKNSDAPDHAKAHEALAGNLCRCTGYRPILAAAEQSCCGKQPDQFDAREAETIARLKAIAPTSIGELNSGDKRCLVPLTVADLADLYDAYPQARLLAGGTDLALEVTQFHRTLPVMIYVGNVAEMKRIETFEDRIEIGAATALSDCYEALNAEYPDFGELLHRFASLQIRNQGTLGGNIGNASPIGDSPPLLIALGAQIVLCKGETRRTLNLEDYFIDYRVTARQESEFIEKIIVPRATAEQRFRAYKVSKRLDDDISAVCAAFNLRVENGVITDARVAFGGMAAIPKRAAHCEAVLLGQPFNNAVVERACTALGEDFTPLSDFRASKEYRLLSAQNLLRKYFIELQTPHIETRVTAYV is encoded by the coding sequence GTGATCCAGTTTTTACTCAACCAGGAACTCCGTAGCGAGCACGCCCTGGACCCGAACCTGACTGTGCTCAACTACCTGCGCGAACACGTGGGCAAATCCGGCACCAAAGAAGGCTGCGCCAGCGGTGACTGCGGCGCGTGCACGGTGGTGGTCGGCGAGTTGCAGACGGATGACGATGGCCGCGAACACATTCGCTATCGCAGCCTCAACTCGTGCCTGACGTTCGTTTCGTCGCTGCACGGCAAACAATTGATCAGCGTCGAAGACCTCAAGCACAAGGGCGAACTGCACAGCGTGCAGAAAGCCATGGTCGAGTGCCACGGTTCGCAGTGCGGTTTCTGCACCCCCGGCTTCGTGATGTCGCTGTTCGCCCTGCAAAAGAACAGCGATGCACCGGACCATGCCAAGGCCCACGAAGCGCTGGCCGGCAACCTTTGCCGCTGCACCGGCTACCGGCCGATCCTGGCCGCTGCCGAACAATCCTGCTGCGGCAAGCAACCGGACCAGTTCGACGCCCGGGAAGCGGAAACCATCGCTCGCCTCAAAGCCATTGCCCCGACATCCATCGGCGAACTCAACAGCGGTGACAAACGCTGCCTGGTGCCGCTGACCGTAGCCGATCTGGCCGATCTCTACGACGCTTATCCACAGGCCCGGCTATTGGCCGGCGGCACCGATCTGGCGCTGGAAGTCACGCAGTTCCACCGCACCCTGCCGGTGATGATCTACGTCGGCAACGTCGCTGAAATGAAGCGCATCGAGACCTTCGAAGACCGCATCGAAATCGGCGCCGCCACTGCCCTCTCCGACTGCTACGAAGCGTTGAACGCCGAATACCCGGACTTCGGCGAACTGCTGCACCGTTTCGCCTCTCTGCAGATCCGCAACCAGGGCACCCTCGGCGGCAACATCGGCAACGCTTCGCCGATTGGTGATTCGCCACCGCTGCTGATCGCCCTCGGCGCGCAGATCGTGCTGTGCAAGGGCGAGACCCGGCGCACGCTGAACCTGGAAGATTACTTCATCGATTACCGGGTCACCGCGCGTCAGGAAAGCGAGTTCATCGAAAAAATCATCGTCCCTCGCGCCACGGCCGAGCAGCGCTTCCGCGCCTACAAAGTCTCCAAGCGCCTGGACGACGACATCTCTGCCGTCTGCGCCGCGTTCAACCTGCGCGTCGAAAACGGTGTGATCACCGACGCCCGTGTCGCCTTCGGCGGCATGGCCGCGATCCCGAAACGCGCCGCTCACTGCGAAGCCGTGCTGCTCGGCCAGCCGTTCAACAACGCTGTGGTCGAACGTGCCTGCACCGCGCTGGGCGAGGATTTCACCCCGCTCTCGGACTTCCGCGCCAGCAAGGAATACCGCCTGCTCAGCGCGCAGAACCTGCTGCGCAAATACTTCATCGAACTGCAAACACCGCACATCGAGACTCGGGTGACCGCTTATGTCTAA
- a CDS encoding GntR family transcriptional regulator gives MTFKAPDSLAEQIAHHLAERIIRGEMKPGERIQEQKVTLALNVSRGSVREALLILERRHLIAILPRRGAHVTELTAHKVQSLCTLMSELYILLGNAVANGWQVQADMAPFVQIQQRLSASYERQDIRTFVDDSFNVMRAAYPFANNPYLQETVENLQPAMSRAYFLALEQRKAEMSEFLELFERLLAAVLARDLPQIRIVLTAYAQRSCDLVVSALTVA, from the coding sequence ATGACGTTCAAGGCGCCGGACAGCCTCGCCGAGCAAATCGCTCACCACCTCGCCGAACGGATCATTCGCGGCGAAATGAAGCCGGGAGAGCGTATCCAGGAACAGAAGGTCACGCTGGCGCTGAACGTCAGCCGCGGCTCGGTCCGCGAAGCCTTGCTGATCCTCGAGCGCCGTCACCTGATCGCGATCCTGCCGCGTCGCGGCGCCCACGTCACCGAGCTTACGGCGCACAAGGTGCAGAGCCTGTGCACGTTGATGAGCGAGCTGTACATCCTGCTCGGCAACGCAGTGGCCAACGGCTGGCAAGTCCAGGCCGACATGGCGCCGTTCGTGCAGATCCAGCAGCGTCTGAGCGCCAGCTACGAGCGTCAGGACATCCGTACCTTCGTCGACGACAGCTTCAACGTGATGCGTGCCGCGTATCCGTTTGCCAACAACCCGTACCTGCAGGAAACCGTCGAGAACCTGCAGCCGGCCATGAGCCGTGCGTACTTCCTCGCGCTGGAACAGCGCAAGGCCGAGATGAGCGAGTTCCTCGAACTGTTCGAGCGCTTGCTGGCCGCCGTCCTCGCCCGTGACCTGCCGCAGATCCGCATCGTGCTGACGGCTTACGCCCAGCGCAGCTGCGATCTGGTGGTGTCCGCCCTGACGGTTGCCTGA